Proteins encoded in a region of the Mycolicibacterium chitae genome:
- a CDS encoding alpha/beta fold hydrolase has translation MTTWKDVPTSSIDVAGVRFVYRELGADTAVPVVFLHHFTAVLDDWDPRVIDGIAAQHRVIAFDNKGVGASGSKVPADLEQMGADAIAFIRALGHEKVDLFGFSVGGAVAQMIALQTPDLVRRMIIAGSGPRGGGGIWKMPFIVGGAYAKAALARKDARHFLFFPRTPEGKKAANAYFDRLAERTTDRDKPISNQARIAQLRAITAGGLHAPDDLSKITAPTFVANGDNDLMVASDHSLDLARRLPNAKITIYPNSGHGGVFQYHETFVPEVLEFLAD, from the coding sequence ATGACCACCTGGAAAGACGTCCCGACCAGCAGCATCGATGTGGCGGGCGTGCGCTTCGTCTACCGCGAACTCGGCGCCGACACCGCCGTCCCGGTGGTCTTCCTGCACCACTTCACCGCGGTCCTCGATGACTGGGACCCCCGCGTCATCGACGGCATCGCTGCCCAGCACCGCGTCATCGCCTTCGACAACAAGGGGGTCGGCGCCTCCGGCTCCAAGGTGCCCGCCGACCTCGAGCAGATGGGTGCCGACGCCATCGCCTTCATCCGGGCCCTCGGTCACGAGAAAGTCGATCTCTTCGGCTTCTCCGTGGGCGGGGCGGTAGCCCAGATGATCGCCCTGCAGACACCCGACCTCGTACGCCGCATGATCATCGCCGGATCCGGACCGCGTGGGGGCGGCGGGATCTGGAAGATGCCGTTTATCGTCGGCGGCGCCTACGCCAAGGCTGCGCTGGCCCGCAAGGATGCCCGCCACTTCCTGTTCTTCCCGCGCACTCCCGAGGGCAAGAAGGCCGCCAACGCCTATTTCGACCGTCTCGCCGAGCGCACCACCGACCGCGACAAGCCGATCTCGAACCAGGCCCGGATTGCGCAACTGCGCGCCATCACCGCCGGCGGACTCCACGCACCGGACGACCTCTCGAAGATCACCGCACCGACCTTCGTGGCCAACGGCGACAACGACCTCATGGTGGCCAGCGATCACTCCCTCGACCTGGCCAGGCGCCTACCCAACGCGAAGATCACCATCTACCCCAACTCGGGCCACGGCGGTGTCTTCCAGTACCACGAGACCTTCGTCCCCGAAGTCCTGGAGTTCCTCGCCGACTGA
- a CDS encoding Nramp family divalent metal transporter encodes MKKIFGVALGILTAIGGFLDIGDLVTNAVVGSRFGLALVWVVVVGVIGICLFAQMAGRVAAVSGRATFEIIRERLGPRTAAANLSASFLINLMTLTAEIGGVALALQLATDVGRMMWIPVVAFAVWLVIWRVKFSVMENTTGVLGLCLIVFAVSVFALQPDWGGLGEQVVQPVIPESESAATYWYYAIALFGAAMTPYEVFFFSSGAVEERWTTKDLGTSRLNVLVGFPLGGILSIAIAAGAAIVLLPNQIEVTSLSQVVMPVVEAGGKLALAFAIVGIVAATFGAALETTLSSGYTLAQFLGWPWGKFRRPAEASRFHVVMFVSIVVGAAVLFTGVDPVMVTEYSVVFSAIALPLTYLPILIVSNDPEYMGEHTNGKVTNMFGSIYLVIILAASLAAIPLMIVTGAGA; translated from the coding sequence ATGAAGAAGATCTTCGGGGTCGCGCTGGGAATCCTCACCGCCATCGGCGGATTCCTCGATATCGGCGATCTGGTCACCAACGCCGTCGTCGGCTCCCGGTTCGGGCTGGCCCTCGTGTGGGTCGTCGTGGTCGGCGTCATCGGGATCTGCCTGTTCGCGCAGATGGCGGGCCGGGTGGCCGCGGTCAGCGGGCGCGCCACCTTCGAGATCATCCGCGAGCGGCTGGGCCCGCGAACGGCCGCGGCGAATCTGAGCGCCTCGTTCCTGATCAACCTGATGACGCTGACCGCCGAGATCGGCGGCGTTGCCCTGGCCCTGCAGTTGGCGACCGACGTCGGGCGGATGATGTGGATTCCGGTGGTCGCCTTCGCGGTGTGGCTGGTGATCTGGCGTGTCAAGTTCTCCGTCATGGAGAACACCACGGGCGTGCTGGGCCTGTGCCTCATCGTGTTCGCCGTCAGTGTCTTTGCGTTGCAGCCTGATTGGGGCGGACTCGGCGAACAGGTGGTGCAGCCGGTGATCCCGGAGTCGGAATCGGCGGCCACCTACTGGTACTACGCCATCGCGTTGTTCGGCGCGGCGATGACACCCTACGAGGTCTTCTTCTTCTCCTCCGGCGCGGTGGAGGAACGCTGGACCACCAAGGATCTGGGCACCTCCCGGCTCAATGTCCTGGTGGGCTTCCCGTTGGGCGGCATCCTGTCGATCGCCATCGCCGCGGGCGCGGCAATCGTGCTGTTGCCCAACCAGATCGAGGTGACTTCGCTGTCTCAGGTGGTGATGCCGGTCGTCGAGGCCGGCGGCAAGCTGGCGCTGGCCTTCGCCATCGTCGGCATCGTGGCGGCCACCTTCGGCGCGGCGCTGGAGACCACCCTGTCCAGCGGATACACGCTGGCGCAGTTCCTGGGCTGGCCGTGGGGCAAGTTCCGTCGTCCTGCCGAGGCCTCCCGGTTCCACGTGGTGATGTTCGTCAGCATCGTCGTCGGGGCGGCGGTGCTGTTCACCGGCGTCGACCCGGTGATGGTGACGGAGTACTCCGTGGTGTTCTCCGCCATCGCCCTGCCGCTGACGTATCTGCCGATCCTCATCGTCTCCAACGATCCCGAGTACATGGGCGAACACACCAACGGAAAGGTGACCAACATGTTCGGTTCGATCTATCTGGTGATCATTCTGGCGGCGTCGTTGGCGGCGATCCCGCTGATGATCGTGACGGGGGCGGGAGCATGA
- a CDS encoding Lrp/AsnC family transcriptional regulator, translating into MTEVRKLTTPERAVDSIDARILRALVADPRATAVALSEATGLARNTVHSRLAKLESSGVLQSVERRVDPAALGYPLTAFIMVTVTQRKLRSIGEALSGVPEVLEVHGLSGVTDLLVHIVARDADDLYRVAGQILDIDGVEKTTTGLVMRRLVDYRLSPLLETIE; encoded by the coding sequence TTGACGGAGGTACGCAAATTGACCACCCCGGAACGCGCTGTCGACAGCATCGACGCGCGCATCCTGCGCGCCCTCGTCGCGGACCCGCGGGCCACCGCCGTCGCCCTGAGTGAGGCAACGGGGTTGGCCCGCAACACCGTCCATTCCCGACTGGCCAAGCTCGAATCCAGCGGTGTCCTGCAGTCGGTCGAGCGGCGGGTCGATCCCGCGGCGCTGGGCTACCCGCTGACCGCCTTCATCATGGTGACCGTCACCCAGCGCAAATTGCGCTCCATCGGGGAGGCGCTCTCCGGGGTGCCCGAGGTTCTCGAGGTGCACGGACTCAGCGGGGTCACCGACCTGCTGGTGCACATCGTGGCCCGGGACGCCGATGACCTGTACCGCGTGGCGGGGCAGATCCTCGATATCGACGGGGTCGAGAAGACGACGACCGGGCTGGTGATGCGCCGCCTGGTCGACTACCGGCTCAGCCCCTTGCTGGAAACCATCGAATAG
- a CDS encoding PRC-barrel domain-containing protein, with translation MQLSSLLGMPVVDAGHHRLGTVTDVRLSVPGDRDDRPGTPRVAALVMSPRTRSSYLGYERTSINAPLVIAALAKWLHRGTFTAAWEDVARVGSERITLRPGYSRGPAALKDGQ, from the coding sequence ATGCAGCTGAGTAGCCTGCTCGGCATGCCCGTCGTGGACGCCGGCCATCACCGCCTCGGCACCGTGACCGACGTCCGACTCTCGGTGCCCGGGGACCGCGACGACCGCCCCGGAACGCCGCGGGTGGCCGCGCTGGTGATGAGCCCCCGGACCCGCTCGTCGTATCTGGGCTACGAGCGCACGAGTATCAACGCCCCGCTGGTGATCGCCGCGCTGGCCAAGTGGTTGCATCGCGGCACGTTCACCGCCGCGTGGGAGGACGTGGCGCGCGTCGGCTCGGAGCGGATCACGTTGCGCCCCGGCTACTCCCGCGGCCCGGCGGCCCTGAAGGACGGCCAATGA
- a CDS encoding cutinase family protein — MFVRRAVRRWAQLGASALVLTAIPLTAPVAPWAAADDCPIAEVVFARGTDEPAGMGRVGDAMVNSLRRQTGGLPIRTYPVDYKATITQRHSGAGAKDAIDRIKSTADACPDTKIVLGGYSQGASVVNIVAGFDGVNWGDPLPRKYMDHVAAVATFGNVAGRTGGSTPTQDSPLAAKAIDLCHPSDPICHDGPGNSWSGHTEGYIPVYTDRAAAFIAAALLTHGTPKYGSQSPYAPQTEYGQGTGPQQPRTVRPVPPGRTSTVPEPYYGGSFI; from the coding sequence ATGTTTGTCCGGCGGGCGGTGCGTCGTTGGGCCCAGTTGGGTGCATCGGCCCTGGTCCTCACCGCAATCCCGCTGACCGCTCCCGTGGCCCCGTGGGCCGCCGCCGACGACTGCCCGATCGCCGAGGTGGTGTTTGCTCGCGGCACCGACGAACCGGCCGGCATGGGCCGCGTCGGTGATGCCATGGTCAACTCGCTGCGGCGGCAGACCGGCGGCTTGCCGATCCGGACTTACCCGGTGGATTACAAGGCCACCATCACCCAGCGGCACAGCGGCGCGGGCGCCAAGGACGCGATCGACCGCATCAAATCGACCGCGGACGCCTGCCCCGACACCAAGATCGTGTTGGGCGGCTATTCGCAGGGCGCGAGTGTGGTCAACATCGTGGCCGGTTTCGACGGGGTCAACTGGGGCGATCCGCTACCGCGCAAGTACATGGACCACGTTGCGGCGGTCGCGACGTTCGGCAACGTCGCGGGCCGCACAGGCGGGTCGACACCGACCCAGGATTCACCGCTGGCCGCCAAGGCGATCGACTTGTGCCATCCCAGCGACCCGATTTGTCACGACGGACCGGGCAACTCCTGGAGTGGGCACACCGAGGGCTACATCCCGGTGTACACCGATCGGGCGGCGGCTTTCATCGCGGCCGCTCTGCTGACCCATGGAACGCCCAAGTACGGATCACAGTCGCCCTACGCTCCCCAGACCGAATACGGTCAAGGGACCGGGCCGCAGCAGCCCCGGACCGTCCGCCCGGTGCCCCCGGGGCGGACTTCGACGGTGCCGGAGCCGTACTACGGCGGCAGCTTCATCTAG
- a CDS encoding spirocyclase AveC family protein, with product MTQTRQPKPATEGSAQPPALPRLGRQGPATFLALVGVLWFILAVIVVARWVTSGEYFQPAPHIGPDVMEDWRLIALRIFEAISLAVLAAFIWYCVVKPLRTTGKLSLDGKFVIGGLICFVADGFLNIKEYLFAWNSANVNRGVWVQFLPFHSEDAPTRYAESLIWGPPMYVYFAAGVAIVACHEAKRVRRRWPNITKFRLFVFIFAFEFTFDFVLENIIIRTTHAYAYAKTYEPLTLWAGEVHQFPLYEAFLVACVGCMFTWARLEAEERPIGESPIEVGAHLWRPTLQPHVRNFAVLGFCFLTLVFLYHLPFNWFGLIGDSYADLPTYLLPGY from the coding sequence ATGACACAAACGCGACAACCAAAGCCGGCCACAGAAGGGTCGGCCCAACCGCCCGCGCTACCGCGCCTTGGTCGGCAAGGACCGGCGACATTCCTGGCCCTGGTCGGGGTGCTGTGGTTCATCCTGGCCGTCATCGTCGTCGCACGGTGGGTGACCTCGGGGGAGTACTTCCAACCGGCGCCGCACATCGGGCCGGACGTCATGGAGGACTGGCGGCTGATCGCCCTGCGCATCTTCGAGGCGATCAGCCTGGCGGTGCTGGCGGCCTTCATCTGGTACTGCGTGGTCAAACCGCTGCGGACCACCGGAAAGCTCAGTCTCGACGGCAAATTCGTCATCGGCGGCCTCATCTGCTTCGTCGCCGACGGGTTCCTCAACATCAAGGAGTACCTGTTCGCGTGGAACAGCGCGAACGTCAACCGCGGCGTCTGGGTGCAGTTCCTGCCCTTCCACAGCGAGGATGCGCCCACCCGCTACGCCGAGTCCCTGATCTGGGGACCGCCGATGTACGTCTACTTCGCCGCCGGCGTGGCCATCGTGGCCTGTCACGAAGCCAAGCGCGTCCGGCGGCGCTGGCCGAACATCACCAAGTTCCGGCTGTTCGTGTTCATCTTCGCCTTCGAGTTCACCTTCGACTTCGTCCTGGAGAACATCATCATCCGGACCACCCACGCCTACGCTTACGCCAAGACCTACGAACCGCTGACCCTGTGGGCCGGTGAGGTACATCAGTTCCCGCTTTACGAAGCGTTCCTGGTGGCCTGCGTGGGCTGCATGTTCACCTGGGCGCGGCTCGAAGCCGAAGAGCGGCCCATCGGGGAATCGCCGATCGAGGTCGGGGCGCACCTGTGGCGGCCCACGCTGCAACCGCATGTCCGCAACTTCGCGGTCCTCGGGTTCTGCTTCCTGACCCTGGTGTTCCTGTACCACCTGCCGTTCAACTGGTTCGGCCTGATCGGGGATTCCTACGCCGACCTGCCCACCTACCTGCTGCCCGGCTACTGA
- a CDS encoding TetR/AcrR family transcriptional regulator, which yields MASPQSSRAAIRDRILAAARELFRADGVRAVTMGAVARRAECSRQLVYKVFFDRRELVLAAAVERIAEIADDAAGAAPSTSFRDAFVDLSVEIIETLRNDPELNAILGEGSPVTLHDALWERELVDRAGRFWRPWLDHGRTQGVLRTDLDNSDLADWLHTVYASIILRRNIPADDERSMIERFVLTSLTMATTDTAAE from the coding sequence ATGGCCAGCCCCCAGTCCTCCCGCGCCGCGATTCGGGACCGCATCCTGGCGGCGGCGCGGGAACTGTTCCGCGCGGATGGGGTGCGCGCGGTGACGATGGGCGCCGTCGCCCGGCGGGCCGAATGCTCTCGGCAACTCGTCTACAAGGTGTTCTTCGACCGGCGGGAGTTGGTGCTCGCGGCCGCGGTCGAACGGATCGCGGAGATCGCCGACGACGCGGCCGGCGCCGCACCGTCGACGTCGTTCCGAGATGCCTTCGTGGATCTCTCCGTCGAGATCATCGAAACCCTGCGCAACGACCCGGAACTCAACGCGATCCTCGGCGAGGGCAGTCCGGTGACGCTGCATGACGCGCTATGGGAACGCGAACTCGTGGACCGGGCCGGACGGTTCTGGCGGCCGTGGCTCGACCACGGGCGCACGCAGGGCGTGCTGCGCACCGACCTCGACAACAGCGACCTGGCGGACTGGCTGCACACGGTGTACGCCTCGATCATCCTCCGGCGCAACATCCCGGCCGACGACGAACGCAGCATGATCGAGCGGTTCGTCCTGACGTCGTTGACGATGGCCACGACCGACACCGCCGCCGAGTGA